In Devosia sp. 1566, a single genomic region encodes these proteins:
- a CDS encoding MerR family transcriptional regulator translates to MDKSPDAFRTISEAAEELDLPQHVLRFWETRFSTIKPLKRGGGRRYYRPEDVLLLRGIRHLLYDQGFTIKGVQRILKDQGSRYVIAVGEGKPVEDILPMIEMAEEAGDEAEIEEAVMTASPALDKEARNKLSDVLRELLECKRLLERARET, encoded by the coding sequence TTGGACAAGTCTCCCGACGCCTTCCGGACCATTTCCGAGGCTGCTGAAGAACTCGACCTGCCCCAGCACGTGCTGCGGTTTTGGGAGACGCGCTTCTCCACGATCAAGCCTCTCAAACGCGGTGGCGGGCGCCGCTATTATCGGCCCGAAGACGTGCTGCTGCTGCGCGGCATCCGTCATCTGCTCTATGATCAGGGCTTTACCATCAAGGGCGTCCAGCGCATTCTCAAGGATCAGGGTAGTCGCTATGTCATCGCTGTGGGCGAGGGCAAGCCGGTGGAAGACATCTTGCCCATGATCGAAATGGCCGAAGAAGCCGGCGACGAAGCCGAGATCGAAGAGGCGGTGATGACCGCCAGCCCCGCGCTGGATAAGGAGGCGCGCAACAAGCTCTCCGACGTGTTGCGCGAACTCCTGGAATGCAAGCGCCTGCTCGAGCGGGCGCGCGAAACCTGA
- the purU gene encoding formyltetrahydrofolate deformylase — MAPTSEQQAGYVLTLSCVDKPGIVAAVTTELAALGANIAESNQFWDRQTGTFFMRLAFAAPEGVDRDALERALRAPIERFGMKTTLVPLSRRPKIVIMVSKFDHALLHLLYQIRVGWLDAEVVAIVSNHPEGQRIAENEGIPFHLWPVNAGNKAEQEAKVLALVQESGADLVVLARYMQVLSDTLSTRLFGKIINIHHSFLPSFKGAKPYHQAHERGVKLIGATAHYVTPDLDEGPIIEQETARVTHSMSPEDMLAAGRDIESRVLARAVKLHLENRVMLNGHKTVVFG, encoded by the coding sequence ATGGCGCCGACAAGCGAGCAACAAGCTGGATATGTGCTGACGCTAAGCTGCGTGGACAAGCCGGGCATTGTCGCCGCGGTGACCACCGAATTGGCGGCGCTGGGTGCCAATATCGCCGAAAGCAACCAGTTCTGGGACCGGCAGACCGGCACCTTCTTTATGCGGCTGGCCTTTGCTGCGCCCGAGGGCGTCGATCGCGATGCGCTGGAGCGGGCGCTGCGCGCTCCGATTGAGCGGTTCGGGATGAAGACCACGCTGGTGCCGCTGTCGCGCCGGCCCAAGATCGTGATCATGGTCTCGAAGTTCGACCATGCCTTGTTGCACCTGCTCTACCAGATTCGCGTTGGGTGGCTCGATGCCGAGGTGGTCGCTATCGTGTCCAACCATCCCGAGGGGCAGCGCATTGCCGAGAACGAGGGCATTCCGTTCCATCTGTGGCCGGTGAATGCAGGCAACAAGGCCGAGCAGGAAGCCAAGGTGCTGGCGCTGGTGCAGGAAAGCGGCGCCGACCTTGTGGTCCTGGCGCGCTATATGCAGGTGCTGTCCGATACGCTGTCGACGCGGCTCTTTGGTAAGATCATCAATATCCACCACTCGTTCCTGCCCAGCTTCAAGGGCGCCAAACCCTATCACCAGGCCCATGAGCGCGGGGTCAAGCTGATCGGCGCCACGGCGCATTATGTGACGCCGGACCTCGATGAAGGCCCGATCATCGAGCAGGAAACCGCTCGGGTGACCCATTCGATGAGCCCTGAGGATATGCTGGCAGCTGGCCGCGATATCGAGAGCCGGGTGCTGGCGCGGGCCGTCAAGCTGCACCTCGAAAACCGGGTGATGCTGAACGGGCACAAGACGGTGGTGTTCGGCTAG
- a CDS encoding DMT family transporter, whose protein sequence is MSQIASASPRRQISPSIQGAMLMLGAGIAYAGVNVATPIATYQLGFPSTSAVFWQYLIAALLCIPLVWNMGLKALKTRHPVVHLVRIVLSAAGAQAFGFAFALGVPLWQVIALVMTSPFFIILGAWLFLGEQVRLPRILATVTGFAGAMIILQPWSSVFTWAALLPILAAALWAGSSLLTKYLTRFETPESITLYLMLLMTPANALFLIPTGLAIPGGEVLWLMVLIGFLSAAAQYLLAKAYAVADATYLQPFDDLKLPLNVLASWLILSQAPDLWFWPGALLIVGASLFIMRQDSGRSVPASR, encoded by the coding sequence TTGAGCCAGATTGCCTCCGCCTCCCCCCGTCGGCAGATTTCACCTTCCATCCAGGGCGCCATGCTGATGCTGGGCGCCGGGATTGCCTATGCGGGCGTCAATGTCGCCACGCCCATTGCCACTTATCAGTTGGGCTTTCCCTCCACCTCTGCCGTGTTCTGGCAATATCTAATTGCGGCGCTGCTCTGCATCCCATTGGTGTGGAACATGGGGCTCAAGGCGCTAAAGACGCGTCATCCCGTGGTGCATCTCGTGCGCATCGTGCTGTCGGCCGCGGGGGCGCAGGCCTTTGGCTTTGCCTTTGCCTTGGGCGTGCCGCTTTGGCAGGTGATCGCGCTCGTCATGACCTCGCCGTTCTTCATTATCCTGGGGGCCTGGTTGTTCCTGGGCGAGCAGGTGCGGTTGCCGAGAATCCTGGCCACGGTGACCGGGTTTGCCGGCGCGATGATTATCCTGCAGCCCTGGAGTTCGGTGTTTACCTGGGCGGCACTGCTGCCGATCCTGGCGGCCGCGCTGTGGGCGGGATCGTCGCTGCTGACCAAATATCTCACTCGGTTCGAAACGCCCGAATCGATCACGCTTTACCTGATGCTGCTGATGACACCCGCCAATGCGCTGTTCCTGATCCCGACCGGGTTGGCCATTCCGGGCGGCGAAGTGCTGTGGCTGATGGTACTGATCGGGTTCCTATCGGCGGCGGCACAGTATCTGCTGGCCAAGGCCTATGCGGTGGCAGACGCGACCTATCTGCAACCCTTTGATGATCTCAAGCTGCCGCTCAATGTGCTGGCGAGCTGGCTCATCCTGTCCCAGGCGCCAGATCTCTGGTTCTGGCCCGGCGCGCTGTTGATCGTGGGGGCATCGCTGTTCATCATGCGGCAGGATAGCGGGCGCAGCGTTCCGGCGTCACGCTGA
- a CDS encoding integration host factor subunit alpha yields MTQKTVTRADLAEAVYGSVGLSRTESAELVERVLDLISEALISGSNVKLSSFGSFQVRSKNERIGRNPKTGEEVPILPRQVLVFKPSNVLKSKINKSMVTAEK; encoded by the coding sequence ATGACTCAGAAGACAGTAACGCGGGCTGACTTGGCGGAGGCCGTTTATGGCTCGGTAGGTCTGTCCCGAACCGAATCGGCGGAATTGGTCGAGCGCGTGCTCGATCTGATCTCGGAGGCGCTGATTTCGGGCTCCAATGTGAAGCTCTCCTCGTTCGGCTCCTTCCAGGTACGCTCCAAGAACGAGCGGATCGGGCGCAATCCCAAGACTGGTGAGGAAGTACCCATCCTGCCGCGGCAGGTTCTTGTGTTCAAACCCAGCAACGTATTGAAATCCAAGATCAACAAATCTATGGTCACCGCTGAAAAGTAA